A stretch of the Bombyx mori chromosome 12, ASM3026992v2 genome encodes the following:
- the LOC101745760 gene encoding E3 ubiquitin-protein ligase rnf8-A isoform X6, translating into MNDEILPKLITCKPLKDEFNHLNEIHLSSNEFSVGRATQNEAIIPFLSISRNHCIFKKTNDNDWTIEDRSTFGIEINGTKLGKGKSKRLYHQDIINLEPSGEFLYRYIHSNDDFETPRKRFKIEKSQNTSDGDIAYDVKVKFEASQKYEIEHIEDKIQNAKQMQTTSLILKQQLELDMDRQIQQLKNDYASQIENLQGEKDEVEKQKVFLIEQRDAELTAVRKDMEGKISELMDQIQRHNETEAELMTENSLLKEKLLKEREEFICELNRESSSKQDMLMKLETKIKEQEEIRYKEKIELEQMLKKETEQLRIAKEKELKELEEQKLKRERELEQELVNIKQNLQEQVKQTEEQRIKALQDLNRQKEEMKKLSEGEKAKMEQLIQEREEIQLKLQEAQTAAEKSLADLQIRVQTREIELAALAAERIQQQADHSSEVIKNLQNQLEMVKNQLQSVETEKKKHLNNSDSEPIREGSSTQTFNEVGEVMESELQCSICAELFVKATTLNCSHTFCLYCISMWKKKKKDCPICRTSISTECKSLVLDTFIERMVQKLPEETKLKRKELLKSRQEEMSALTAPKRQTPKSSRRRRRRNTMITNPTMIIPEESGSNRPIPTIDLTMISTSSTMLPNSVTATATSPSRRLETIVMVSGGSALSQVVQGPTTVAMEDVTNAVAGDIGFPAARSSLRHPPAPNM; encoded by the exons ATGAACGATGAAATTCTACCTAAACTAATAACTTGCAAACCTTTAAAAGATGAATTCAATCATTTGAATGAGATTCATCTAAGCTCTAACGaa TTTTCAGTTGGACGTGCTACACAAAATGAGGCAATTATACCTTTTCTATCAATATCACGGAACCATTGCATATTTAAGAAAACTAACGACAACGATTGGACCATCGAAGACAGAAGTACATTTGGTATTGAAATTAATGGAACAAAACTTGGCAAAGGCAAAAGCAAAAGATTATACCATCAAGACATTATTAACCTGGAACCCTCTGGAGAATTTTTATACAGATATATTCATTCTAATGATGATTTTGAGACACCGAGGAAACGTTTTAAGATTGAAAAATCCCAAAACACGTCTGATGGTGACATCGCATATGATgtgaaagtaaaatttgaagCGTCCCAGAAATATGAGATTGAGCATATAGAAGACAAAATACAGAATGCTAAACAAATGCAAACAACATCAttgatattaaaacaacaattagAACTGGATATGGATAGACAGATACAACAGTTGAAAAATGATTACGCATCACAAATAGAAAACTTACAGGGAGAAAAGGATGAAGTTGAAAAACAAAAGGTTTTTCTCATTGAACAAAGGGATGCAGAATtaacagctgttagaaaagacaTGGAAGGCAAAATATCTGAACTAATG GATCAAATACAAAGACATAATGAAACCGAAGCCGAATTAATGACCGAGAACagtttattaaaagaaaaattattaaaagaaaggGAAGAATTTATTTGTGAACTAAACCGAGAGAGTTCTTCGAAACAAGATATGCTCATGAAACTAGAAACTAAAATCAAGGAACAGGAGGAAATaagatataaagaaaaaatagaGTTAGAACAAATGcttaaaaaagaaacagaacagtTAAGGATAGCAAAAGAAAAg GAACTAAAAGAACTTGAAGAGCAAAAATTAAAAAGGGAAAGGGAACTAGAACAAGAATTGGTTAACATTAAACAGAACTTACAAGAACAAGTCAAACAGACTGAAGAACAAAGAATCAAAGCTCTACAAGATCTAAATAGACAAAAAGAAGAGATGAAAAAACTAAGTGAAGGGGAAAAAGCAAAAATGGAACAACTT ATCCAAGAGAGGGAAGAAATCCAATTAAAGTTACAAGAGGCACAAACAGCAGCTGAGAAATCTCTAGCCGATCTACAG ATTCGAGTACAAACAAGAGAGATTGAATTGGCTGCTTTAGCGGCGGAAAGAATACAACAACAAGCAGATCACTCGAGTGAAGTCATAAAAAACTTGCAAAATCAACTGGAAATG GTAAAGAATCAACTACAGAGCGTTGAAACAGAGAAAAAGAAACACTTAAACAATTCTGATTCTGAACCAATTCGTGAAGGCTCATCAACACAAACATTCAACGAAGTGGGTGAAGTCATGGAAAGTGAATTACAATGCAGTATATGTGCCGAATTATTTGTAAAAGCCACTACACTGAACTGCTCTCACACTTTCTGTTTGTATTGTATATCGATgtggaaaaagaagaaaaaagattGTCCAATCTGCAG GACTTCAATATCTACTGAATGCAAAAGTTTAGTTTTAGATACATTTATTGAAAGGATGGTACAGAAACTTCCAGAAGAAACGAAGTTGAAAAGAAAAGAACTACTTAAATCTAGACAAG AAGAAATGTCAGCTTTAACAGCTCCGAAACGTCAGACTCCGAAATcttcgaggaggaggaggaggaggaataCAATGATTACGAATC CGACGATGATAATTCCGGAAGAATCTGGGTCCAATCGTCCGATTCCGACGATAGATTTGACGATGATTTCAACTTCTTCGACAATGCTTCCGAATTCAGTGACAGCGACAGCGACTTCACCCTCTCGT AGACTGGAAACGATAGTGATGGTGTCAGGCGGCTCGGCGTTGTCGCAGGTCGTCCAGGGTCCTACTACGGTGGCTATGGAAGATGTTACAAATGCGGTTGCAGGGGACATTGGCTTCCCGGCTGCCCGTTCTAGTCTCCGACATCCTCCGGCTCCCAATATGTAA
- the LOC101745760 gene encoding E3 ubiquitin-protein ligase rnf8-A isoform X4, which produces MNDEILPKLITCKPLKDEFNHLNEIHLSSNEFSVGRATQNEAIIPFLSISRNHCIFKKTNDNDWTIEDRSTFGIEINGTKLGKGKSKRLYHQDIINLEPSGEFLYRYIHSNDDFETPRKRFKIEKSQNTSDGDIAYDVKVKFEASQKYEIEHIEDKIQNAKQMQTTSLILKQQLELDMDRQIQQLKNDYASQIENLQGEKDEVEKQKVFLIEQRDAELTAVRKDMEGKISELMDQIQRHNETEAELMTENSLLKEKLLKEREEFICELNRESSSKQDMLMKLETKIKEQEEIRYKEKIELEQMLKKETEQLRIAKEKELKELEEQKLKRERELEQELVNIKQNLQEQVKQTEEQRIKALQDLNRQKEEMKKLSEGEKAKMEQLIQEREEIQLKLQEAQTAAEKSLADLQIRVQTREIELAALAAERIQQQADHSSEVIKNLQNQLEMVKNQLQSVETEKKKHLNNSDSEPIREGSSTQTFNEVGEVMESELQCSICAELFVKATTLNCSHTFCLYCISMWKKKKKDCPICRTSISTECKSLVLDTFIERMVQKLPEETKLKRKELLKSRQEEMSALTAPKRQTPKSSRRRRRRNTMITNPTMIIPEESGSNRPIPTIDLTMISTSSTMLPNSVTATATSPSRVGPRLETIVMVSGGSALSQVVQGPTTVAMEDVTNAVAGDIGFPAARSSLRHPPAPNM; this is translated from the exons ATGAACGATGAAATTCTACCTAAACTAATAACTTGCAAACCTTTAAAAGATGAATTCAATCATTTGAATGAGATTCATCTAAGCTCTAACGaa TTTTCAGTTGGACGTGCTACACAAAATGAGGCAATTATACCTTTTCTATCAATATCACGGAACCATTGCATATTTAAGAAAACTAACGACAACGATTGGACCATCGAAGACAGAAGTACATTTGGTATTGAAATTAATGGAACAAAACTTGGCAAAGGCAAAAGCAAAAGATTATACCATCAAGACATTATTAACCTGGAACCCTCTGGAGAATTTTTATACAGATATATTCATTCTAATGATGATTTTGAGACACCGAGGAAACGTTTTAAGATTGAAAAATCCCAAAACACGTCTGATGGTGACATCGCATATGATgtgaaagtaaaatttgaagCGTCCCAGAAATATGAGATTGAGCATATAGAAGACAAAATACAGAATGCTAAACAAATGCAAACAACATCAttgatattaaaacaacaattagAACTGGATATGGATAGACAGATACAACAGTTGAAAAATGATTACGCATCACAAATAGAAAACTTACAGGGAGAAAAGGATGAAGTTGAAAAACAAAAGGTTTTTCTCATTGAACAAAGGGATGCAGAATtaacagctgttagaaaagacaTGGAAGGCAAAATATCTGAACTAATG GATCAAATACAAAGACATAATGAAACCGAAGCCGAATTAATGACCGAGAACagtttattaaaagaaaaattattaaaagaaaggGAAGAATTTATTTGTGAACTAAACCGAGAGAGTTCTTCGAAACAAGATATGCTCATGAAACTAGAAACTAAAATCAAGGAACAGGAGGAAATaagatataaagaaaaaatagaGTTAGAACAAATGcttaaaaaagaaacagaacagtTAAGGATAGCAAAAGAAAAg GAACTAAAAGAACTTGAAGAGCAAAAATTAAAAAGGGAAAGGGAACTAGAACAAGAATTGGTTAACATTAAACAGAACTTACAAGAACAAGTCAAACAGACTGAAGAACAAAGAATCAAAGCTCTACAAGATCTAAATAGACAAAAAGAAGAGATGAAAAAACTAAGTGAAGGGGAAAAAGCAAAAATGGAACAACTT ATCCAAGAGAGGGAAGAAATCCAATTAAAGTTACAAGAGGCACAAACAGCAGCTGAGAAATCTCTAGCCGATCTACAG ATTCGAGTACAAACAAGAGAGATTGAATTGGCTGCTTTAGCGGCGGAAAGAATACAACAACAAGCAGATCACTCGAGTGAAGTCATAAAAAACTTGCAAAATCAACTGGAAATG GTAAAGAATCAACTACAGAGCGTTGAAACAGAGAAAAAGAAACACTTAAACAATTCTGATTCTGAACCAATTCGTGAAGGCTCATCAACACAAACATTCAACGAAGTGGGTGAAGTCATGGAAAGTGAATTACAATGCAGTATATGTGCCGAATTATTTGTAAAAGCCACTACACTGAACTGCTCTCACACTTTCTGTTTGTATTGTATATCGATgtggaaaaagaagaaaaaagattGTCCAATCTGCAG GACTTCAATATCTACTGAATGCAAAAGTTTAGTTTTAGATACATTTATTGAAAGGATGGTACAGAAACTTCCAGAAGAAACGAAGTTGAAAAGAAAAGAACTACTTAAATCTAGACAAG AAGAAATGTCAGCTTTAACAGCTCCGAAACGTCAGACTCCGAAATcttcgaggaggaggaggaggaggaataCAATGATTACGAATC CGACGATGATAATTCCGGAAGAATCTGGGTCCAATCGTCCGATTCCGACGATAGATTTGACGATGATTTCAACTTCTTCGACAATGCTTCCGAATTCAGTGACAGCGACAGCGACTTCACCCTCTCGTGTGGGTCCG AGACTGGAAACGATAGTGATGGTGTCAGGCGGCTCGGCGTTGTCGCAGGTCGTCCAGGGTCCTACTACGGTGGCTATGGAAGATGTTACAAATGCGGTTGCAGGGGACATTGGCTTCCCGGCTGCCCGTTCTAGTCTCCGACATCCTCCGGCTCCCAATATGTAA
- the LOC101745760 gene encoding E3 ubiquitin-protein ligase rnf8-A isoform X7, translating to MNDEILPKLITCKPLKDEFNHLNEIHLSSNEFSVGRATQNEAIIPFLSISRNHCIFKKTNDNDWTIEDRSTFGIEINGTKLGKGKSKRLYHQDIINLEPSGEFLYRYIHSNDDFETPRKRFKIEKSQNTSDGDIAYDVKVKFEASQKYEIEHIEDKIQNAKQMQTTSLILKQQLELDMDRQIQQLKNDYASQIENLQGEKDEVEKQKVFLIEQRDAELTAVRKDMEGKISELMDQIQRHNETEAELMTENSLLKEKLLKEREEFICELNRESSSKQDMLMKLETKIKEQEEIRYKEKIELEQMLKKETEQLRIAKEKELKELEEQKLKRERELEQELVNIKQNLQEQVKQTEEQRIKALQDLNRQKEEMKKLSEGEKAKMEQLIQEREEIQLKLQEAQTAAEKSLADLQIRVQTREIELAALAAERIQQQADHSSEVIKNLQNQLEMVKNQLQSVETEKKKHLNNSDSEPIREGSSTQTFNEVGEVMESELQCSICAELFVKATTLNCSHTFCLYCISMWKKKKKDCPICRTSISTECKSLVLDTFIERMVQKLPEETKLKRKELLKSRQEMSALTAPKRQTPKSSRRRRRRNTMITNPTMIIPEESGSNRPIPTIDLTMISTSSTMLPNSVTATATSPSRRLETIVMVSGGSALSQVVQGPTTVAMEDVTNAVAGDIGFPAARSSLRHPPAPNM from the exons ATGAACGATGAAATTCTACCTAAACTAATAACTTGCAAACCTTTAAAAGATGAATTCAATCATTTGAATGAGATTCATCTAAGCTCTAACGaa TTTTCAGTTGGACGTGCTACACAAAATGAGGCAATTATACCTTTTCTATCAATATCACGGAACCATTGCATATTTAAGAAAACTAACGACAACGATTGGACCATCGAAGACAGAAGTACATTTGGTATTGAAATTAATGGAACAAAACTTGGCAAAGGCAAAAGCAAAAGATTATACCATCAAGACATTATTAACCTGGAACCCTCTGGAGAATTTTTATACAGATATATTCATTCTAATGATGATTTTGAGACACCGAGGAAACGTTTTAAGATTGAAAAATCCCAAAACACGTCTGATGGTGACATCGCATATGATgtgaaagtaaaatttgaagCGTCCCAGAAATATGAGATTGAGCATATAGAAGACAAAATACAGAATGCTAAACAAATGCAAACAACATCAttgatattaaaacaacaattagAACTGGATATGGATAGACAGATACAACAGTTGAAAAATGATTACGCATCACAAATAGAAAACTTACAGGGAGAAAAGGATGAAGTTGAAAAACAAAAGGTTTTTCTCATTGAACAAAGGGATGCAGAATtaacagctgttagaaaagacaTGGAAGGCAAAATATCTGAACTAATG GATCAAATACAAAGACATAATGAAACCGAAGCCGAATTAATGACCGAGAACagtttattaaaagaaaaattattaaaagaaaggGAAGAATTTATTTGTGAACTAAACCGAGAGAGTTCTTCGAAACAAGATATGCTCATGAAACTAGAAACTAAAATCAAGGAACAGGAGGAAATaagatataaagaaaaaatagaGTTAGAACAAATGcttaaaaaagaaacagaacagtTAAGGATAGCAAAAGAAAAg GAACTAAAAGAACTTGAAGAGCAAAAATTAAAAAGGGAAAGGGAACTAGAACAAGAATTGGTTAACATTAAACAGAACTTACAAGAACAAGTCAAACAGACTGAAGAACAAAGAATCAAAGCTCTACAAGATCTAAATAGACAAAAAGAAGAGATGAAAAAACTAAGTGAAGGGGAAAAAGCAAAAATGGAACAACTT ATCCAAGAGAGGGAAGAAATCCAATTAAAGTTACAAGAGGCACAAACAGCAGCTGAGAAATCTCTAGCCGATCTACAG ATTCGAGTACAAACAAGAGAGATTGAATTGGCTGCTTTAGCGGCGGAAAGAATACAACAACAAGCAGATCACTCGAGTGAAGTCATAAAAAACTTGCAAAATCAACTGGAAATG GTAAAGAATCAACTACAGAGCGTTGAAACAGAGAAAAAGAAACACTTAAACAATTCTGATTCTGAACCAATTCGTGAAGGCTCATCAACACAAACATTCAACGAAGTGGGTGAAGTCATGGAAAGTGAATTACAATGCAGTATATGTGCCGAATTATTTGTAAAAGCCACTACACTGAACTGCTCTCACACTTTCTGTTTGTATTGTATATCGATgtggaaaaagaagaaaaaagattGTCCAATCTGCAG GACTTCAATATCTACTGAATGCAAAAGTTTAGTTTTAGATACATTTATTGAAAGGATGGTACAGAAACTTCCAGAAGAAACGAAGTTGAAAAGAAAAGAACTACTTAAATCTAGACAAG AAATGTCAGCTTTAACAGCTCCGAAACGTCAGACTCCGAAATcttcgaggaggaggaggaggaggaataCAATGATTACGAATC CGACGATGATAATTCCGGAAGAATCTGGGTCCAATCGTCCGATTCCGACGATAGATTTGACGATGATTTCAACTTCTTCGACAATGCTTCCGAATTCAGTGACAGCGACAGCGACTTCACCCTCTCGT AGACTGGAAACGATAGTGATGGTGTCAGGCGGCTCGGCGTTGTCGCAGGTCGTCCAGGGTCCTACTACGGTGGCTATGGAAGATGTTACAAATGCGGTTGCAGGGGACATTGGCTTCCCGGCTGCCCGTTCTAGTCTCCGACATCCTCCGGCTCCCAATATGTAA
- the LOC101745760 gene encoding E3 ubiquitin-protein ligase rnf8-A isoform X5, with product MNDEILPKLITCKPLKDEFNHLNEIHLSSNEFSVGRATQNEAIIPFLSISRNHCIFKKTNDNDWTIEDRSTFGIEINGTKLGKGKSKRLYHQDIINLEPSGEFLYRYIHSNDDFETPRKRFKIEKSQNTSDGDIAYDVKVKFEASQKYEIEHIEDKIQNAKQMQTTSLILKQQLELDMDRQIQQLKNDYASQIENLQGEKDEVEKQKVFLIEQRDAELTAVRKDMEGKISELMDQIQRHNETEAELMTENSLLKEKLLKEREEFICELNRESSSKQDMLMKLETKIKEQEEIRYKEKIELEQMLKKETEQLRIAKEKELKELEEQKLKRERELEQELVNIKQNLQEQVKQTEEQRIKALQDLNRQKEEMKKLSEGEKAKMEQLIQEREEIQLKLQEAQTAAEKSLADLQIRVQTREIELAALAAERIQQQADHSSEVIKNLQNQLEMVKNQLQSVETEKKKHLNNSDSEPIREGSSTQTFNEVGEVMESELQCSICAELFVKATTLNCSHTFCLYCISMWKKKKKDCPICRTSISTECKSLVLDTFIERMVQKLPEETKLKRKELLKSRQEMSALTAPKRQTPKSSRRRRRRNTMITNPTMIIPEESGSNRPIPTIDLTMISTSSTMLPNSVTATATSPSRVGPRLETIVMVSGGSALSQVVQGPTTVAMEDVTNAVAGDIGFPAARSSLRHPPAPNM from the exons ATGAACGATGAAATTCTACCTAAACTAATAACTTGCAAACCTTTAAAAGATGAATTCAATCATTTGAATGAGATTCATCTAAGCTCTAACGaa TTTTCAGTTGGACGTGCTACACAAAATGAGGCAATTATACCTTTTCTATCAATATCACGGAACCATTGCATATTTAAGAAAACTAACGACAACGATTGGACCATCGAAGACAGAAGTACATTTGGTATTGAAATTAATGGAACAAAACTTGGCAAAGGCAAAAGCAAAAGATTATACCATCAAGACATTATTAACCTGGAACCCTCTGGAGAATTTTTATACAGATATATTCATTCTAATGATGATTTTGAGACACCGAGGAAACGTTTTAAGATTGAAAAATCCCAAAACACGTCTGATGGTGACATCGCATATGATgtgaaagtaaaatttgaagCGTCCCAGAAATATGAGATTGAGCATATAGAAGACAAAATACAGAATGCTAAACAAATGCAAACAACATCAttgatattaaaacaacaattagAACTGGATATGGATAGACAGATACAACAGTTGAAAAATGATTACGCATCACAAATAGAAAACTTACAGGGAGAAAAGGATGAAGTTGAAAAACAAAAGGTTTTTCTCATTGAACAAAGGGATGCAGAATtaacagctgttagaaaagacaTGGAAGGCAAAATATCTGAACTAATG GATCAAATACAAAGACATAATGAAACCGAAGCCGAATTAATGACCGAGAACagtttattaaaagaaaaattattaaaagaaaggGAAGAATTTATTTGTGAACTAAACCGAGAGAGTTCTTCGAAACAAGATATGCTCATGAAACTAGAAACTAAAATCAAGGAACAGGAGGAAATaagatataaagaaaaaatagaGTTAGAACAAATGcttaaaaaagaaacagaacagtTAAGGATAGCAAAAGAAAAg GAACTAAAAGAACTTGAAGAGCAAAAATTAAAAAGGGAAAGGGAACTAGAACAAGAATTGGTTAACATTAAACAGAACTTACAAGAACAAGTCAAACAGACTGAAGAACAAAGAATCAAAGCTCTACAAGATCTAAATAGACAAAAAGAAGAGATGAAAAAACTAAGTGAAGGGGAAAAAGCAAAAATGGAACAACTT ATCCAAGAGAGGGAAGAAATCCAATTAAAGTTACAAGAGGCACAAACAGCAGCTGAGAAATCTCTAGCCGATCTACAG ATTCGAGTACAAACAAGAGAGATTGAATTGGCTGCTTTAGCGGCGGAAAGAATACAACAACAAGCAGATCACTCGAGTGAAGTCATAAAAAACTTGCAAAATCAACTGGAAATG GTAAAGAATCAACTACAGAGCGTTGAAACAGAGAAAAAGAAACACTTAAACAATTCTGATTCTGAACCAATTCGTGAAGGCTCATCAACACAAACATTCAACGAAGTGGGTGAAGTCATGGAAAGTGAATTACAATGCAGTATATGTGCCGAATTATTTGTAAAAGCCACTACACTGAACTGCTCTCACACTTTCTGTTTGTATTGTATATCGATgtggaaaaagaagaaaaaagattGTCCAATCTGCAG GACTTCAATATCTACTGAATGCAAAAGTTTAGTTTTAGATACATTTATTGAAAGGATGGTACAGAAACTTCCAGAAGAAACGAAGTTGAAAAGAAAAGAACTACTTAAATCTAGACAAG AAATGTCAGCTTTAACAGCTCCGAAACGTCAGACTCCGAAATcttcgaggaggaggaggaggaggaataCAATGATTACGAATC CGACGATGATAATTCCGGAAGAATCTGGGTCCAATCGTCCGATTCCGACGATAGATTTGACGATGATTTCAACTTCTTCGACAATGCTTCCGAATTCAGTGACAGCGACAGCGACTTCACCCTCTCGTGTGGGTCCG AGACTGGAAACGATAGTGATGGTGTCAGGCGGCTCGGCGTTGTCGCAGGTCGTCCAGGGTCCTACTACGGTGGCTATGGAAGATGTTACAAATGCGGTTGCAGGGGACATTGGCTTCCCGGCTGCCCGTTCTAGTCTCCGACATCCTCCGGCTCCCAATATGTAA
- the LOC101745760 gene encoding E3 ubiquitin-protein ligase rnf8-A isoform X2, which yields MNDEILPKLITCKPLKDEFNHLNEIHLSSNEFSVGRATQNEAIIPFLSISRNHCIFKKTNDNDWTIEDRSTFGIEINGTKLGKGKSKRLYHQDIINLEPSGEFLYRYIHSNDDFETPRKRFKIEKSQNTSDGDIAYDVKVKFEASQKYEIEHIEDKIQNAKQMQTTSLILKQQLELDMDRQIQQLKNDYASQIENLQGEKDEVEKQKVFLIEQRDAELTAVRKDMEGKISELMDQIQRHNETEAELMTENSLLKEKLLKEREEFICELNRESSSKQDMLMKLETKIKEQEEIRYKEKIELEQMLKKETEQLRIAKEKELKELEEQKLKRERELEQELVNIKQNLQEQVKQTEEQRIKALQDLNRQKEEMKKLSEGEKAKMEQLIQEREEIQLKLQEAQTAAEKSLADLQIRVQTREIELAALAAERIQQQADHSSEVIKNLQNQLEMVKNQLQSVETEKKKHLNNSDSEPIREGSSTQTFNEVGEVMESELQCSICAELFVKATTLNCSHTFCLYCISMWKKKKKDCPICRTSISTECKSLVLDTFIERMVQKLPEETKLKRKELLKSRQELESEADRSNISETDDRRNVSFNSSETSDSEIFEEEEEEEYNDYESDDDNSGRIWVQSSDSDDRFDDDFNFFDNASEFSDSDSDFTLSCGSETGNDSDGVRRLGVVAGRPGSYYGGYGRCYKCGCRGHWLPGCPF from the exons ATGAACGATGAAATTCTACCTAAACTAATAACTTGCAAACCTTTAAAAGATGAATTCAATCATTTGAATGAGATTCATCTAAGCTCTAACGaa TTTTCAGTTGGACGTGCTACACAAAATGAGGCAATTATACCTTTTCTATCAATATCACGGAACCATTGCATATTTAAGAAAACTAACGACAACGATTGGACCATCGAAGACAGAAGTACATTTGGTATTGAAATTAATGGAACAAAACTTGGCAAAGGCAAAAGCAAAAGATTATACCATCAAGACATTATTAACCTGGAACCCTCTGGAGAATTTTTATACAGATATATTCATTCTAATGATGATTTTGAGACACCGAGGAAACGTTTTAAGATTGAAAAATCCCAAAACACGTCTGATGGTGACATCGCATATGATgtgaaagtaaaatttgaagCGTCCCAGAAATATGAGATTGAGCATATAGAAGACAAAATACAGAATGCTAAACAAATGCAAACAACATCAttgatattaaaacaacaattagAACTGGATATGGATAGACAGATACAACAGTTGAAAAATGATTACGCATCACAAATAGAAAACTTACAGGGAGAAAAGGATGAAGTTGAAAAACAAAAGGTTTTTCTCATTGAACAAAGGGATGCAGAATtaacagctgttagaaaagacaTGGAAGGCAAAATATCTGAACTAATG GATCAAATACAAAGACATAATGAAACCGAAGCCGAATTAATGACCGAGAACagtttattaaaagaaaaattattaaaagaaaggGAAGAATTTATTTGTGAACTAAACCGAGAGAGTTCTTCGAAACAAGATATGCTCATGAAACTAGAAACTAAAATCAAGGAACAGGAGGAAATaagatataaagaaaaaatagaGTTAGAACAAATGcttaaaaaagaaacagaacagtTAAGGATAGCAAAAGAAAAg GAACTAAAAGAACTTGAAGAGCAAAAATTAAAAAGGGAAAGGGAACTAGAACAAGAATTGGTTAACATTAAACAGAACTTACAAGAACAAGTCAAACAGACTGAAGAACAAAGAATCAAAGCTCTACAAGATCTAAATAGACAAAAAGAAGAGATGAAAAAACTAAGTGAAGGGGAAAAAGCAAAAATGGAACAACTT ATCCAAGAGAGGGAAGAAATCCAATTAAAGTTACAAGAGGCACAAACAGCAGCTGAGAAATCTCTAGCCGATCTACAG ATTCGAGTACAAACAAGAGAGATTGAATTGGCTGCTTTAGCGGCGGAAAGAATACAACAACAAGCAGATCACTCGAGTGAAGTCATAAAAAACTTGCAAAATCAACTGGAAATG GTAAAGAATCAACTACAGAGCGTTGAAACAGAGAAAAAGAAACACTTAAACAATTCTGATTCTGAACCAATTCGTGAAGGCTCATCAACACAAACATTCAACGAAGTGGGTGAAGTCATGGAAAGTGAATTACAATGCAGTATATGTGCCGAATTATTTGTAAAAGCCACTACACTGAACTGCTCTCACACTTTCTGTTTGTATTGTATATCGATgtggaaaaagaagaaaaaagattGTCCAATCTGCAG GACTTCAATATCTACTGAATGCAAAAGTTTAGTTTTAGATACATTTATTGAAAGGATGGTACAGAAACTTCCAGAAGAAACGAAGTTGAAAAGAAAAGAACTACTTAAATCTAGACAAG AGCTCGAGTCTGAAGCGGACCGATCGAACATTAGTGAAACCGATGACCG AAGAAATGTCAGCTTTAACAGCTCCGAAACGTCAGACTCCGAAATcttcgaggaggaggaggaggaggaataCAATGATTACGAATC CGACGATGATAATTCCGGAAGAATCTGGGTCCAATCGTCCGATTCCGACGATAGATTTGACGATGATTTCAACTTCTTCGACAATGCTTCCGAATTCAGTGACAGCGACAGCGACTTCACCCTCTCGTGTGGGTCCG AGACTGGAAACGATAGTGATGGTGTCAGGCGGCTCGGCGTTGTCGCAGGTCGTCCAGGGTCCTACTACGGTGGCTATGGAAGATGTTACAAATGCGGTTGCAGGGGACATTGGCTTCCCGGCTGCCCGTTCTAG